Proteins from a genomic interval of Salvelinus sp. IW2-2015 linkage group LG14, ASM291031v2, whole genome shotgun sequence:
- the LOC111972638 gene encoding protein KASH5-like, whose translation MLRRTVSFPIEARQLQQLGLLGCRSHGVTSCSVLDLPALLNAHHGQRQWEDERWCWYQGHAEEGQWEDEGELEVTPSSTGSTRGPRWSDMYTSSDQLRSVEDDGNDYEEKKQNDEFVXLYVSEEERILNSADLSAEERSDVLAELVYSRSRLKQLNSELQRTVELADDNNTLLRTENASLRNQVKGMKRSIHDAEQLMDELEEIRSLSAEKDGTTGNLESYIKQLEKEKESLEDQIETFGSEMSRIIPDRATDKKKIADLSNALQALQLRLEESRLTLDQRYEVIHKKDFVIKQLEQSLTEYSSIAQDLKEKMKDLESQVAEALVNGGEGRYMALDGTLSAATQRSISLAEEMGLLPRMMVGRIHTTYDRSLFPHLPLKCRSACL comes from the exons ATGCTGCGCAGGACCGTCTCCTTTCCTATTGAG GCGAGACAGCTGCAGCAGCTGGGTCTACTGGGCTGTCGCTCCCACGGTGTGACATCATGCTCGGTGCTCGACCTCCCGGCTCTCCTCAACGCTCACCATGGGCAACGGCAATGGGAGGATGAACGGTGGTGCTGGTACCAGGGGCATGCCGAGGAAGGCCaatgggaggatgagggagaactAGAGGTCACGCCCTCTTCTACTG GTAGCACCAGGGGACCCAGGTGGAGTGATATGTATACCAGCTCAGACCAGctaag gtcaGTGGAAGATGATGGCAATGATTATGAAG agaagAAGCAAAATGATGAGTTTGTCYGGCTGTACgtgtcagaggaggagaggatcctCAACTCTGCAGACCT GAgtgcagaggagaggagtgacgTTCTAGCAGAGTTGGTGTATTCCCGAAGCAGACTAAAGCAATTGAACTCAGAGCTGCAGAGAACAGTGGAGTTAGCCGATGACAACAACACACTGCTACGCACTGAGAACGCTTCACTGCGCAACCAAGTTAAAGG gatGAAGCGGTCGATCCATGATGCAGAGCAGCTGATGGATGAGCTGGAGGAGATCCGGAGCTTATCAGCTGAGAAGGACGGCACTACTGGCAACCTGGAGTCCTACATCAAACAACTG gagaaagagaaggagagtttGGAAGACCAGATCGAGACCTTTGGCAGTGAG ATGTCCCGTATTATACCAGATAGAGCCACTGACAAGAAGAAGATCGCTGACCTCAGCAATGCTCTACAGGCCTTACAG ttACGGCTAGAGGAGAGCAGACTCACCCTGGATCAGAGGTATGAGGTCATACATAAG AAGGACTTTGTTATTAAGCAGCTGGAGCAGTCCCTCACAGAGTACTCCTCCATCGcacag GATCTGAAGGAGAAGATGAAGGATTTGGAGAGCCAAGTGGCAGAGGCCCTagt tAATGGAGGAGAGGGGCGTTACATGGCGTTAGATGGGACTCTGTCAGCAGCCACTCAGCGCTCCATCTCTCTAGCGGAGGAAATGGGTCTACTGCCACGTATGATGGTGGGTCGCATACACACAACATATGACCGATCACTCTTTCCACATCTTCCCCTAAAGTGCAGAAGTGCTTGTCTGTAG